Proteins co-encoded in one Sulfurovum xiamenensis genomic window:
- a CDS encoding cytochrome c oxidase subunit I — translation MSKTYFDETHCAIGHPKSTFMQWMLTIDHKRIGIMYAAVMFVFFFVAVFTAFAMRLELFAPGGQYMDGNTFNQAFTLHGVIMIFLFIIPGIPAIFGNIVMPLMIGAKDVSFPRLNWFTFWLYIAGCCIALASLFIGEGVADTGWTFYAPYSMNTGTNVIMALVAAFVLGFASILTGLNFLVTIHRLRAPGMTFFKMPLFVWGIYATAWIQLLATPVVGITLVLAILEKYFGIGIFDPAKGGDPVLFQHLFWIYSHPAVYLMILPAFGIMSEIIPTFSRKEVFGYRTIALSSASIAGIGYLVWGHHLYTSGMSDIAKTVFSFLTFFVAIPTGVKFYDWVATMYQGKIVLSTPMIWALGTIITFAIGGITGVTITMIGMDVHLQDTYYTVAHFHYAILGGVVFLLFAGMHYWFPLVTGKMYNETKAKIAFYLNFIGFNLLWFPMFIAGYYGMPRRYFDYLPEFEIYHQLSFYGAVIFIAGLIYMFWVLFKGWTKGEATTPNPWNATTLEWHLPSSPPPLENHSKVPYVDFDPYEYKHGEPVVKFNYETMQRID, via the coding sequence ACACTGTGCCATTGGGCACCCTAAGAGTACATTCATGCAGTGGATGCTTACTATCGACCATAAAAGAATTGGTATTATGTATGCAGCTGTCATGTTTGTATTCTTTTTTGTAGCTGTATTTACAGCATTTGCAATGAGACTTGAACTGTTTGCACCAGGGGGACAATATATGGATGGAAACACGTTCAACCAGGCATTCACACTACATGGTGTGATCATGATCTTCCTCTTTATTATCCCGGGGATCCCTGCAATATTTGGAAACATTGTTATGCCATTGATGATCGGTGCGAAAGATGTATCTTTCCCAAGATTGAACTGGTTTACATTCTGGCTCTATATTGCTGGTTGTTGTATTGCACTTGCATCACTATTTATAGGTGAAGGTGTAGCGGATACAGGTTGGACATTCTATGCGCCATACTCTATGAATACAGGAACAAACGTTATTATGGCGCTTGTAGCTGCATTTGTTCTTGGATTTGCATCTATTCTTACTGGACTTAACTTTCTTGTAACGATTCACAGACTTAGAGCACCAGGTATGACTTTCTTTAAAATGCCACTTTTTGTATGGGGTATCTACGCAACAGCATGGATCCAGCTTCTTGCAACACCAGTTGTTGGTATTACGCTTGTATTGGCTATTTTGGAAAAATATTTTGGTATTGGTATCTTTGACCCGGCTAAAGGGGGAGACCCTGTATTGTTCCAACACTTATTCTGGATCTACTCTCACCCGGCTGTTTATCTTATGATCCTTCCAGCATTCGGTATTATGTCTGAAATCATTCCTACATTCTCAAGAAAAGAGGTATTCGGATATAGAACGATCGCTCTTTCTTCAGCATCAATTGCAGGTATCGGTTACCTTGTATGGGGTCACCACCTTTATACATCAGGTATGTCAGATATTGCTAAGACGGTATTCTCATTCCTTACTTTCTTTGTTGCGATCCCAACAGGTGTAAAGTTCTATGACTGGGTTGCTACAATGTATCAAGGTAAGATCGTTCTTTCAACACCAATGATCTGGGCACTAGGAACAATTATTACATTTGCGATCGGTGGTATCACAGGGGTGACTATTACTATGATCGGTATGGACGTTCACTTACAAGATACCTATTACACAGTTGCACACTTCCATTACGCGATTCTTGGTGGGGTTGTATTCTTGCTGTTTGCAGGTATGCACTATTGGTTCCCGCTTGTAACAGGTAAAATGTATAACGAAACAAAAGCAAAAATCGCTTTCTATCTTAACTTTATCGGATTTAACCTACTATGGTTCCCAATGTTCATCGCTGGTTACTATGGTATGCCAAGACGTTACTTTGACTACTTACCGGAATTTGAAATTTATCACCAACTTTCATTCTATGGAGCAGTGATCTTTATCGCTGGTCTTATCTATATGTTCTGGGTACTCTTTAAAGGTTGGACAAAAGGTGAGGCAACGACGCCTAATCCATGGAATGCGACTACACTTGAGTGGCACTTACCATCATCACCACCGCCACTAGAGAACCACTCTAAAGTGCCATATGTTGATTTTGATCCATATGAGTATAAACATGGTGAGCCAGTGGTTAAATTTAATTATGAAACGATGCAAAGGATAGACTAA
- a CDS encoding cytochrome c oxidase subunit 3 — protein MGHEYVPEIAIDRDGNQHEVQGWQGDFYGGKLGFWLFMLTEVMMFGAMFLALAYYNSLHPQDFLDASAALNRLLGGTNTVILLVSALTMGLGLLRMRAGDVKGAKLMIWATIILAVAFLVIKGFEWTAEYHHGIFLMHDKLLPESSLPFGQKLFYGLYFSMTGLHGFHIIIGIGLMLWLLKRINAGKVSPEHHILHWNIALYWDIVHLIWVFVFPYYYMIGADGIQMSDFSMIFGGGTNGHH, from the coding sequence ATGGGACACGAATACGTACCTGAGATCGCGATAGATCGTGATGGAAATCAACATGAAGTACAAGGTTGGCAAGGTGATTTTTACGGCGGGAAACTAGGTTTCTGGCTGTTTATGCTTACAGAAGTAATGATGTTTGGAGCAATGTTCCTTGCACTTGCTTACTATAATTCACTACACCCTCAAGACTTTTTAGATGCTTCTGCAGCTTTAAATAGACTATTGGGTGGTACGAATACAGTGATTCTACTGGTATCTGCACTTACAATGGGACTAGGATTACTTAGAATGAGAGCAGGTGATGTGAAAGGTGCTAAGCTTATGATCTGGGCGACTATCATTTTGGCAGTTGCTTTCTTGGTGATCAAAGGATTCGAATGGACAGCTGAGTATCATCACGGTATTTTCTTGATGCATGACAAGCTATTGCCTGAATCATCTTTACCATTTGGTCAGAAATTATTCTATGGTCTTTACTTTTCAATGACTGGACTCCACGGATTCCATATTATCATTGGTATTGGTCTTATGCTTTGGTTACTTAAAAGAATCAATGCAGGTAAAGTAAGCCCAGAGCATCATATTTTACACTGGAACATCGCACTATACTGGGATATCGTACACCTTATTTGGGTATTCGTATTCCCTTACTACTATATGATCGGAGCTGACGGTATTCAAATGTCAGACTTTAGTATGATTTTTGGAGGAGGTACAAATGGGCACCACTAA
- a CDS encoding cytochrome C oxidase subunit IV family protein, protein MGTTNTVNYQEEKKVYYKVLIGLLLLTAVTFVQPGLFMTKSTFLAQMLVAVAKAWLIVIYYMHLKGEKLIGAMVWFSLSLVAVFFIIVIGIDVANFQFEAESFITPQVTNTATTPAVH, encoded by the coding sequence ATGGGCACCACTAATACAGTAAATTATCAAGAAGAGAAAAAAGTATATTACAAAGTACTAATAGGTTTATTATTATTGACAGCAGTAACATTTGTACAACCAGGTTTATTTATGACAAAATCAACATTTTTGGCACAAATGCTTGTTGCAGTTGCTAAAGCTTGGCTGATCGTAATTTACTACATGCACTTAAAAGGTGAGAAATTGATTGGGGCTATGGTATGGTTTTCATTATCATTGGTCGCAGTTTTCTTTATTATCGTTATTGGTATCGACGTTGCCAATTTCCAATTTGAGGCAGAAAGTTTTATTACGCCGCAAGTTACAAATACTGCTACTACTCCTGCAGTACACTAA
- the coxB gene encoding cytochrome c oxidase subunit II, translating to MSNTLEGFSTHASSFNADHEFAFWLHVWISIALFLSVVAPMLYFAWKYRADKVKNEDIGTLTHHTGLELAWTIIPIIAVMVFFYYGNTTLQMFRTLPTVTDDTVVVKVEGSKWKWKYEYAANKDGYVHKIGGAYEKPVKDENGKVIEEGTMGITALYVPVNTDVILEMTAPVDDVIHAFYIPAFRMKEDVVPGRTTKQWFHATKVGEYDVECAEYCGTDHSYMYSRVVVLPKAEYDAWFNSTENTPKGNYAKGGDALVQRHGCTQCHAIETDKVIVGPSLKSRWTKERVLDVIHNGQDQLGYAMGPMPAGMATGADAEEIAAYVAGGMKGEKPASFAACSSCHGEDGKGQYGMAPSLVGYDTTFMSHVFKKGKKGMNGGMPAYPDMTEEEISTIAKYLDDKAK from the coding sequence ATGAGTAATACATTAGAAGGATTTAGTACACATGCATCGAGTTTTAACGCAGATCATGAATTTGCGTTCTGGCTGCATGTATGGATTTCAATTGCACTATTTTTATCAGTAGTTGCACCGATGCTTTATTTTGCATGGAAGTATCGTGCAGATAAGGTCAAAAATGAAGATATCGGTACCTTGACCCATCATACCGGGTTGGAATTGGCATGGACGATCATTCCAATTATTGCGGTGATGGTTTTCTTTTACTATGGTAATACGACACTACAAATGTTCAGAACCCTCCCAACAGTCACAGATGACACTGTGGTGGTTAAGGTTGAAGGTTCTAAGTGGAAGTGGAAATATGAGTACGCTGCAAATAAAGATGGCTATGTACACAAAATTGGTGGGGCATACGAAAAACCTGTTAAGGATGAGAATGGTAAGGTGATAGAAGAAGGTACGATGGGTATCACTGCACTTTATGTACCTGTGAATACAGATGTCATTTTAGAGATGACTGCACCGGTGGATGATGTAATTCACGCATTCTATATCCCTGCATTCCGTATGAAAGAGGATGTGGTTCCTGGACGTACAACAAAACAATGGTTTCATGCAACTAAAGTGGGTGAGTATGATGTTGAGTGTGCCGAGTACTGTGGTACAGACCACTCATATATGTATTCTAGAGTAGTAGTACTTCCAAAAGCGGAGTATGATGCATGGTTTAATAGTACAGAGAATACACCAAAAGGTAATTATGCTAAAGGTGGTGATGCACTAGTACAACGACATGGATGTACACAATGTCATGCAATTGAAACAGATAAAGTAATAGTTGGACCTTCTCTTAAATCTAGATGGACAAAAGAACGAGTATTGGATGTGATCCATAATGGTCAAGATCAACTTGGTTATGCTATGGGACCAATGCCAGCTGGTATGGCTACAGGTGCAGATGCTGAAGAGATCGCTGCCTATGTTGCTGGTGGCATGAAAGGTGAAAAACCTGCATCATTTGCTGCATGTTCTTCATGTCATGGTGAAGATGGTAAGGGTCAGTATGGTATGGCTCCAAGTCTTGTAGGATACGATACGACATTTATGAGTCATGTATTCAAGAAAGGTAAAAAAGGCATGAATGGTGGAATGCCAGCATACCCTGATATGACAGAAGAAGAGATTTCAACAATTGCTAAATATCTCGACGACAAAGCTAAATGA
- a CDS encoding protoheme IX farnesyltransferase has translation MIKDFFSVTKFILSFAVSLSALFAYIMAKGEIGVDMFVATFSVLLVAMGVSTLNQVQEYREDSKMERTKNRPIASGRMSPRTGIIIALVLILASFVFIYSLLGLTGINFFGFAFIWYNLMYTPLKKRSAVAVVPGAILGVIPPAIGWLAAGHTLFELEFIALAVYYFIWQVPHFWLLVMLFHGDYKDGGYPTAMRLFGEGTLQRLTFVWLILTIHAGIYLVYTFNVYLTVTVVLSAALGIWAFITSLQLLKKEFKLTDARAIFWKINAAFLGIIILLSIDEYVKHHL, from the coding sequence ATGATAAAAGATTTCTTTAGCGTTACCAAGTTTATTCTCTCCTTTGCAGTCAGTCTATCTGCACTCTTTGCCTATATCATGGCAAAGGGAGAGATTGGTGTAGATATGTTTGTTGCTACCTTCTCTGTACTTCTTGTAGCGATGGGGGTTTCGACTCTTAATCAAGTACAAGAGTATAGAGAAGATTCCAAGATGGAAAGAACGAAGAATCGTCCTATCGCATCGGGTCGTATGTCACCTCGTACAGGGATTATCATTGCATTAGTATTGATCCTGGCCTCATTTGTGTTTATCTATTCACTCTTAGGGTTGACCGGGATAAACTTTTTTGGGTTTGCATTCATTTGGTATAACCTTATGTATACACCTTTGAAAAAGAGATCTGCTGTAGCAGTGGTTCCTGGTGCGATATTGGGTGTCATCCCTCCGGCTATCGGGTGGCTTGCAGCTGGTCATACACTCTTTGAGTTAGAGTTCATTGCTTTGGCAGTCTATTATTTTATCTGGCAGGTGCCGCACTTCTGGTTATTGGTGATGCTCTTTCATGGAGACTACAAAGACGGCGGATACCCTACAGCAATGCGTCTGTTTGGGGAAGGTACCCTGCAAAGACTCACATTTGTGTGGCTCATACTGACCATACATGCAGGTATCTATCTGGTTTATACATTTAATGTTTATTTAACAGTTACAGTGGTGCTTTCTGCAGCATTGGGGATATGGGCATTTATCACGTCACTGCAACTGCTCAAAAAAGAGTTTAAACTTACAGATGCACGTGCGATCTTCTGGAAGATCAATGCAGCATTTTTAGGTATTATTATACTTCTTAGTATCGATGAGTATGTAAAACATCATCTCTAA
- a CDS encoding tetratricopeptide repeat protein, giving the protein MLKHLMVFSVFILSTLSASQSISLKVLCSDNNATACYEHGLPMVTGENAKVQDIKEEGLSYIRKACTLGEDRACDIMGDNYYKNTNYGAAIPYLEKSCARGIKSACEAMGTIYRDGHDVRPDDVKSRVFYEKACELKSGDACFNVAIIYRGGFGVEKNRTKEKEYYKKGCDVGLKAGCDRFVELDNEDKGIETGIWTTIKSWFQ; this is encoded by the coding sequence ATGTTAAAGCATCTCATGGTATTCAGTGTATTTATTCTATCCACACTTTCAGCATCTCAGAGCATTTCTTTAAAGGTTCTATGTAGTGATAATAATGCAACAGCCTGTTATGAGCACGGACTCCCTATGGTCACTGGGGAGAATGCGAAGGTACAGGATATTAAAGAAGAAGGGTTGAGTTATATACGTAAAGCTTGTACGCTTGGTGAAGATAGAGCGTGTGATATCATGGGTGATAACTACTATAAAAATACGAATTACGGTGCGGCAATACCGTATCTCGAGAAATCATGTGCAAGAGGTATAAAATCAGCATGTGAGGCGATGGGAACGATCTACCGTGACGGTCATGACGTAAGACCTGATGATGTGAAATCAAGAGTGTTTTATGAAAAAGCATGTGAATTAAAAAGCGGTGATGCATGTTTTAACGTGGCTATTATCTATCGTGGCGGTTTCGGTGTAGAAAAAAACAGAACCAAAGAAAAAGAATATTACAAAAAAGGTTGTGATGTTGGATTGAAAGCCGGATGTGATCGATTTGTTGAGTTAGATAACGAAGATAAAGGTATAGAAACTGGAATCTGGACGACGATCAAAAGCTGGTTTCAATAA
- the ccoN gene encoding cytochrome-c oxidase, cbb3-type subunit I, whose protein sequence is MQSNAALEYDYSLAKKFTFLTILFGFLGMLIGTIIAAQMAFPELNYLLGEYGTFSRLRPLHTNTVVFGFTVSAIFATWFYIGQRVLKVSMAESKFLMVVGNIQFWLYFVGALIATVSLLLGISSGKEYAQYEWWVDLVVVVIWVLWGVGIMGLIGIRREKALYISVWYFLACFLGIAMLYLFNNMSIPTYFATEGLGAITHSVSMYSGTNDALVQWWYGHNAVAFGFTVPIVGMIYYFLPKESGQAIYSYKLSLLSFWGLMFVYLWAGSHHLLWSTVPDWMQTMGSAFSVVLILPSWGSAINMLLTMKGEWNQLTENPLIKFMVLASTFYMLSTIEGPIQAIKSVNAIAHFTDWIPGHVHDGVLGWVTFMIMASLFHMAPRMFKREIYSRKLMETQFWLQTTAVVLYFTSMWIAGITQGMMWRAVDEYGNLMYSFIDTVNVLHPYYTIRALAGVMYLIGFIMFAYNMYKTMTSAKEITEEPQFRTPMA, encoded by the coding sequence ATGCAATCAAATGCAGCATTGGAATATGATTATTCATTAGCAAAAAAGTTTACCTTTTTAACTATTTTGTTTGGATTTTTAGGAATGTTGATCGGTACGATTATTGCCGCACAAATGGCATTTCCTGAATTAAACTATCTATTGGGTGAGTATGGGACATTCTCAAGACTCAGACCACTTCATACAAATACCGTAGTATTTGGATTTACGGTTTCAGCAATCTTTGCTACTTGGTTTTATATAGGGCAAAGAGTCCTTAAAGTATCTATGGCAGAATCGAAGTTTTTGATGGTGGTCGGAAACATTCAGTTTTGGCTATACTTTGTGGGCGCGTTGATAGCAACTGTATCATTACTATTGGGTATCTCCAGTGGTAAAGAGTATGCTCAGTATGAGTGGTGGGTTGATCTTGTTGTTGTTGTAATCTGGGTACTTTGGGGTGTTGGTATCATGGGTCTTATAGGAATTAGAAGAGAGAAAGCACTTTATATCTCTGTATGGTATTTCCTTGCATGTTTCCTTGGTATTGCTATGCTTTATCTTTTCAACAATATGTCAATTCCTACTTATTTCGCAACAGAGGGTCTAGGTGCAATCACTCACTCTGTATCTATGTATTCAGGTACGAATGACGCACTAGTACAATGGTGGTATGGTCATAATGCGGTTGCATTTGGTTTTACAGTGCCTATCGTTGGTATGATCTACTACTTCCTTCCAAAAGAGTCTGGACAGGCTATCTATTCTTATAAGCTCTCTTTACTCTCTTTCTGGGGATTGATGTTCGTTTACCTTTGGGCAGGGTCTCACCACCTATTATGGTCAACAGTGCCAGACTGGATGCAAACAATGGGTTCTGCGTTCTCTGTAGTACTTATCTTGCCATCATGGGGTTCAGCGATCAACATGCTTCTTACGATGAAAGGTGAGTGGAATCAGTTAACAGAAAATCCGCTGATCAAATTTATGGTGCTTGCATCTACATTCTATATGTTATCAACGATCGAAGGTCCTATCCAAGCGATCAAATCAGTCAATGCCATTGCACACTTTACTGACTGGATTCCTGGACACGTGCATGATGGTGTACTTGGTTGGGTGACATTTATGATCATGGCTTCACTGTTCCATATGGCTCCGCGTATGTTCAAAAGAGAGATTTACTCTAGAAAACTTATGGAGACACAGTTCTGGCTTCAAACAACAGCGGTTGTGCTTTACTTTACATCTATGTGGATCGCAGGTATTACACAAGGTATGATGTGGAGAGCCGTAGATGAGTATGGTAACTTGATGTATAGTTTCATCGATACGGTCAATGTACTTCATCCTTACTACACGATTAGAGCGCTTGCAGGTGTAATGTACCTTATTGGTTTCATTATGTTCGCTTACAATATGTATAAAACTATGACTTCTGCTAAAGAGATTACAGAAGAACCACAGTTTAGAACACCTATGGCATAA
- the ccoO gene encoding cytochrome-c oxidase, cbb3-type subunit II, whose amino-acid sequence MFFHWLEKNPFFFASGISIVIAFAGLIEIVPNFAKAARPVVDLKPRTVLELAGKNVYIKDNCMSCHSQLIRPFKSETDRYGDYSLSGEYAFDRPFLWGSKRTGPDLHRVGNYRTTDWHENHMLNPAEIVPGSIMPAYKHQFTNLADIETAYAEAVTVKNAFHTPYGPEFKGTRAAWEAHKPKVLADAKAIADDMKNKDVKEAVARGEVPEIVALIAYLNSLK is encoded by the coding sequence ATGTTTTTTCATTGGTTAGAAAAAAATCCATTCTTCTTTGCTTCGGGGATTTCGATCGTTATCGCATTTGCAGGACTTATTGAGATCGTACCGAACTTTGCGAAGGCGGCAAGACCGGTAGTAGACCTTAAACCTCGTACTGTACTTGAACTTGCAGGTAAAAATGTCTATATTAAAGATAACTGTATGTCATGTCACTCACAGCTTATTCGTCCATTTAAATCAGAGACGGATCGTTATGGGGATTATTCATTGTCAGGTGAGTATGCTTTTGACAGACCATTCCTTTGGGGTTCTAAAAGAACAGGTCCGGATCTTCACCGTGTAGGAAACTACAGAACAACAGATTGGCACGAAAATCACATGCTGAATCCTGCTGAGATCGTACCAGGTTCTATCATGCCGGCATATAAACATCAGTTTACAAACTTGGCTGATATTGAAACTGCGTATGCAGAAGCGGTCACAGTTAAAAATGCATTTCATACGCCATATGGTCCTGAGTTTAAAGGAACCAGAGCTGCATGGGAAGCACACAAACCAAAAGTTCTTGCAGACGCGAAAGCGATTGCTGATGATATGAAAAACAAAGATGTTAAAGAAGCAGTTGCGAGAGGTGAAGTACCTGAGATCGTAGCACTGATTGCTTACCTTAACAGTTTGAAATAG
- a CDS encoding cytochrome c oxidase, cbb3-type, CcoQ subunit: MDIRDLQGYASFFMTIFLVVMLYGYIIHLYRSEKKGERDYEKYGNIALDDEVTSTPVEDKPASEREYKEENK; encoded by the coding sequence ATGGACATTAGGGATCTTCAAGGCTATGCCAGTTTCTTTATGACCATTTTTTTGGTAGTGATGTTGTATGGGTATATCATACACCTGTACAGAAGTGAAAAAAAAGGTGAGCGTGATTATGAAAAATACGGGAATATTGCACTGGATGATGAAGTCACAAGTACACCTGTAGAAGATAAACCCGCGTCAGAAAGAGAATATAAGGAGGAGAATAAATGA
- a CDS encoding c-type cytochrome gives MNALMVKALAFAAVLIIATIAVVTSLDIDIFADSVNAITMGGAIAVATITASVAVKYVNQMKTDTASGKLAEENWDGIGEYENELPSGWAYSFLAVFLWSMWYGLIGYPVNAYSQIGEYNEDVIAYNKKFEEIHKNADEATLKEMGESIFLVQCQQCHGVTGDGLSGKAQDFTARMSKEQVLDVINNGQNQLGYPMGAMPGGMAQGADAEAIAAYVAGGMKGEQPAAFAACGSCHGMDGKGNNGMSPNLVSYDAALMNHTLQNGKKGMIGKMPSFKTLITPVQEKALTVYIQSLSK, from the coding sequence ATGAATGCATTAATGGTAAAAGCATTGGCATTTGCAGCAGTATTGATCATTGCAACGATAGCTGTTGTAACGAGTTTGGATATTGATATCTTTGCAGATTCAGTCAATGCGATAACAATGGGGGGAGCAATAGCAGTCGCTACGATCACAGCATCGGTTGCGGTTAAATATGTCAATCAAATGAAAACAGACACAGCATCTGGTAAACTGGCAGAGGAAAACTGGGATGGTATCGGTGAGTATGAAAATGAACTTCCTTCAGGTTGGGCATATTCATTCTTGGCGGTTTTCCTTTGGTCCATGTGGTATGGACTTATAGGGTATCCTGTGAATGCCTATAGTCAGATTGGTGAGTACAATGAAGATGTGATTGCTTATAATAAGAAGTTTGAAGAAATACACAAAAATGCAGATGAGGCAACACTTAAAGAGATGGGAGAGTCTATCTTTTTGGTACAGTGTCAGCAATGTCACGGTGTGACAGGAGATGGTCTTTCTGGTAAAGCACAGGACTTTACTGCAAGAATGAGTAAAGAACAAGTATTGGATGTGATCAATAATGGTCAAAACCAATTAGGATATCCTATGGGTGCAATGCCTGGAGGTATGGCACAAGGTGCAGATGCTGAAGCGATTGCAGCGTATGTTGCCGGTGGCATGAAAGGTGAGCAGCCTGCAGCATTTGCTGCATGTGGTTCTTGTCATGGAATGGATGGTAAAGGCAACAATGGTATGTCACCAAATCTAGTATCTTATGATGCTGCATTGATGAATCATACGTTGCAGAATGGTAAAAAGGGTATGATCGGTAAAATGCCATCATTTAAGACACTTATTACACCAGTACAAGAGAAAGCTTTGACTGTATATATTCAGTCATTGTCAAAGTAA
- a CDS encoding DUF4006 family protein, whose amino-acid sequence MAENTKRSLFGLHGIFGVLISIVGLLAILITLMLMVVVVQRHAAVKPYDPTKIRDIQNVKMIDVENKQYSFIDAEKKD is encoded by the coding sequence ATGGCAGAAAATACAAAACGAAGTTTATTTGGACTACATGGAATATTCGGGGTTTTGATCTCGATCGTAGGTTTACTTGCAATTTTGATCACATTGATGCTCATGGTTGTTGTTGTACAAAGACATGCAGCGGTAAAGCCTTATGATCCAACTAAGATCAGAGATATACAGAATGTAAAAATGATCGATGTAGAGAATAAGCAGTATTCATTTATAGATGCAGAGAAAAAGGATTAA